The Antarcticibacterium sp. 1MA-6-2 genome has a window encoding:
- a CDS encoding MATE family efflux transporter → MIPAKKNKLTEGKIFTSLVSLALPIIFANILQTAYQLIDTFWLGRLGANAVAAVSLSFPVLFLVLSIGSGLTLA, encoded by the coding sequence ATGATACCTGCAAAAAAGAACAAATTAACCGAAGGAAAAATTTTTACGTCCCTCGTAAGTTTAGCATTACCCATAATATTTGCGAATATTCTTCAAACTGCTTACCAGCTAATAGATACATTTTGGCTGGGACGATTAGGAGCCAATGCTGTGGCAGCCGTTAGTCTTAGTTTTCCTGTTTTATTCCTGGTCCTTTCCATTGGATCAGGTTTAACTCTTGCTTAA